The Nitratidesulfovibrio sp. SRB-5 genomic sequence CTTGCCGCCCTTGTGGCCGGCGATGACCACCTCCAGGTTCTTGATGCTGGTCTTCTCGTTCATGGCCCGGCCCACGGCGGTCTTGCGGCCCGGCTCGTTGTAGAACACCTCGGCCAGGGTGCGGCCATACTGCGCCTTGGGGTCGGTGTCGATTTCCAGCATGTCCATGCAGGCCTTGTTGGTGAACACCGTGCGTTCCTCGCGGTCAACGATCAGCACGGGCACCACCATGGCCTCCAGCACGCTCTGCGAGAACCCCAGCTTTTCCTTCAGCTCGGCCACCATGATCCGGATGGAGGAGGCCAGTTCGTCCAGTTCGAAATGGTAGGCGCCGTCCATGACGGCGCGCAGGTCGCCCTGCGCCACCTGCCCGGCGAATTGCCGGATGCGGTTCATGGGTCCGAGAATGAGGCGCCGGGTAAGCAGCACGATGGAGCCGGTCAAGGCCACGATGGCCACCAGCCCCATTATTGCCAGCAGCATGCGCTGCTGGCGCGCCACGGTGGCCAGATCGTCTTCGTAGGCAGAAGAACATATTTTCCAGCCCGTTATGGGCATGGTGCAGCTGACGAGGATTTTCGTCTTGCCGTCCCAGAGGTATTCGAACTGTGTCGTCTGCTGCGCCAGGACAGCGCGGGCGAAGTCGTACTGCGCCGCGTCGGTGAGCAGCAGGGCCTTGTTGGGATGCGAGAGGAAGCGCCCCTTGGCGTCAAGCACGAAGGGGTACCCCTGCTGGCCGAACTTCACGCTTCCCACGAAGCGGTCGCTGAAGCTGGTCCAGTCGAGGGTGATGGCGATGCCCCCGCCCGATTGCCCCATGACGTTCAGCACCGGGGCGGCGATGGTGAACAGCACATCCCCCTTGGGGCCCTTGAGCGGCGTGCTGTCGATGAATTCCTTGCCCGCGGCGACTGCGGCGAGCACGTCGGGCATCTCCAGTGGCTTGCCGGAAATCTCCTGTCCGTCGTCGGTATACCCGTAGAGCACCTTGCCCGCGGCATCGAACGCAAAGATGGCGGCGTAATGCGGATTGCCCTTCAGGGTCTGCTGCAACTGGTCCTTCATGACCAGGCTGGCGCTGCCGTACAGCACCCCGCTGGCCAGCGCCTTTTGCTGGGTCAGCCCGCGCACGGCGGTGAGGTTGCCGGTCACGAAGTCTTCCGCCACCTTTTCGATCTGCTGTCCCACCTGGACCATGTTGGCGGTTTCGCTGCGCAGCATGCCGTCGTAGGAGGTCTTGGACGCAATGAACACGAACGCGCACATGAAGAAGATGACCAGCCCGCCGGTAAGGACGGTGATCTGCGTGGAGATGCTCTTGAAGCGCATGCGGTACTCCCGGGAACAGTGTATCTCTTGTGGGGCTTATCGACACAATCCGGCGGTTGTTTAGGCTCGACGGGCATGCGGGATACGTCGATGAGGCGGCGGGGGGCAAGGTCCGCGTATTCTCTCGTATCGGCCCATGTAACAAGCTAGCCGGAAGCGCGACCACTGCCAAGGGGTTTTGCACCGGTCGCGGGGTGCACACCGGGCGCATGGCGCAGGCGCGGCCCGGTCATGCGTCTGCTGCGGAAGATGTTTCGTGAACGGCGGCGGTTCGTTGCAGTCCGCTCGGCCCCATTGCGGCGGGTTGCGGTGTGTCTCGTGCCCAACGGAGGGCGCAGCCCTTTTCCGACACGGGCGGGGTGCGGACGGAAGCGGGTGGGACTGTACGCCAAGACCGGGAAAAACGAACGGAGGACGCCGTGCGGCGTCCCCCGTGGTATGGTCTGATGCTTCGCGTGCGGGCCGCGCGGTAGCGGCCCCGTGTCCGGTGGCTAGACGATGCCCGCCGCAGACAGGATGTCGCGCAGGCGCGACTGGTTGGCGGGCTGCAACGGCACCATGGGCAGGCGCAGTTCCAGTTCGATCCTGCCCATCATGGACAGGGCCGTCTTGACCGGGATGGGGTTGGTTTCCAGGAACATGGCGCGGTTGATGGACGCGATCTCGTAATGCACCCGGCGCGCGGTGGCCAGGTCGCCCTCGAAGAAGGCGCGGCACAGCTCGGACATCTTGGCGGGCACCACGTTGGAGCTCACCGAGATGACCCCGCAGCCGCCCACGGCCAGCAGGGGCAGCACGGTGAAGTCGTCGCCCGACAGCACCTGGAAGTCGGCGCCGCAGTATTCGATGATCTCCGAGACCTGGATCAGGTTGCCGGTGGCTTCCTTGACCCCGATCACCTCGGGGATGTCGCGCTTCATGCGGGCCAGGGTTTCCGGACACAGGTTGGTGCCGGTGCGGCTGGGCACGTTGTACACGATGAAGGGCATGGGCACTTCGGCGGCAATGGCCTTGAAGTGCTGGTACAACCCTTCCTGGGTGGGCTTGTTGTAGTACGGGGTGATCAGCAGCGCGCCGTCGGCCCCGGCCTGCTTGGCGTAGCGGGTAAGCTCCACCGCCTCGCGGGTGTTGTTGGAACCGGCGCCCGCCAGCACGGGCACGCGGCCCTTGACCTGCTCGACGCAGATGCGGATGACGTCCTTGTGTTCCTGGTGGGTGAGCGTTGCCGATTCGCCGGTGGTGCCGCAGGGGACAAGGCCGTTGATGCCCTGTTCGATCTGCCATTCGACCAGCGCGCGGTAGCGTTCCTCGTCCACCTCGCCGTTGCGGAACGGCGTGACGAGAGCGGTGAAAGCGCCTTGAAACTGCATGTTGCCTCCTTTGGGCCGGGTACCTGCTGCCCCGGCCTTCGACACGCCGTGCCCGTGGGGCCGCCGCTCCTGCCTGTGCCGCACGGCCTGAATCGCGCGGCAACGGCAAGGGAGCCCGGCGGGCCGGGTGCGTTACGCCAGGGCCAGCCCCAGCCCTTCCAGGAACATCTCGCCAGAGAAGACGCGCACGGCCTTGCCGGAAAGGAACACCGAGCCGCCTTCAATGGATATGCCAAGGATTTCGCCGCCGGAGCTCCTGACATTCACCGTGGATTCCGCAAGCCCCAGCGCATGCGCGATGAACGCGCCCGCAGCCGCCCCCGTGCCGCAGGCGTAGGTTTCGTCCTCCACGCCGCGTTCGAAGGTGCGCAGGTGGATGTTCCTGCGGTCGATGACCTGCGCGAAGTTGGCGTTGGTGCCCGCAGGCGCGAAGTGCGCGTGGCGGCGCAACGCCGCGCCCAGTGTGCGCACGTCCACGACCGAGGCGTCGCGTTTGAACACCACGGCATGGGGTACCCCGGTGTTCACGAAGTGCACCATGTCGCGGCCTTCGCCAAGGTCCAGTTCGATGCCCAGGGTCAGGTCGCGCGGCGGGGTCAGTTCCACCTTGGCCATTCCGGCGGCCACGTCGGCCTCGGCGCGGATGAGCCCGGCATCGGTGCCGAAGACGTGCTTCGGCCCGGCAAAGCCCAGTTCCACAGCCAGCAGCGCGGCGCAGCGCGAAGCGTTGCCGCACATTTCGGCGCGCGAGCCGTCGGCATTGTAGAAGTGCCAGATATAGTCGCCTTCGCGGTCTTTCGGCGTTTCATCCAGAAAGACGAGGCCGTCGGCGCCCACGCCGAAAGCGCGGCGGCACACGGAGCGGGCCCAGTCGGGCATGGCCGCGACGGGCAGGCCCAGTGCCCGGTTGTCGATGAATACGAAGTCGTTACCGCACCCATGCAGCTTGTGGATGGGTACGGTGCGTGCCTTGCCGCTCATGCTGCGTGCTCCTTGTGTTGGCCGGGACCGGGGCGGGCGCGCGTTGCGCTGCCTACCACACGGCGGGAACCGTGCCGACGACCGCCTCGACGGCAGGATCCGGCTCCACGGCGTCCTTCAGGGGGACCTGCCGGACGGAAATATCTATGCCCACGATCCAGTGCCGGGGCTGCGAAAGGCCCTGAACCCGCTGGGGCCAGGCCAGTACGTCCACCACGTTGACGCTTCTTCCCTGCATGTCTGGCCGGGACCATAGCAGCGAAGGTGCCGCGCCGTCCACGACCCCGTCGAAACCGGTGCCGATGCCCCCGCCGAGCAGGATGTGGAAGGCCTGACCAAGCTCCGCCAGATAGCGCCGCTCGCCCAGGCCGCCCCATCCGGCCACGCCGATGACCAGGTCGGCCCGGCCGCGCGCGGCCAGCCCGGCCTGCGCCGCCTGCGCGGCCATGGCGGGGCTGGGGTCTTCCCACGGCTTGGGCAGCGCGGGCAGGAAGACCACGGCCACGGTGCGCTCGGCGCCGTTGTCGCCCGCCACGCGATGCAGGCGGGTGACGGGTTCGCCGCCCACCTCGCGGAAGCCCTTGGGGGCACCGCCCGCATGGTCGCGGAACCAGGCGGCGGCAGCGGCGGACAGGTAGCCGTCGTCCACGCGCAGCAGGTCGTAGGCCTTGCGCGTCATGGATGCCAGGCGGCCCGCCGCGTCTTCTCCGGCGTCCGGGGCGAATTCGTCGGGACCGGCCAGCACCAGGGTCGGGATGCCGTCCTGACCGCGCCATTGCTTGTACATGCTCGCCCGCCGGGCAAGCCCACCAGAGGTGCCGCCCCCTCAGGAGGGGCAGGGGTGCAGTGTCCCCTTGGTGCTGGCGTTGTAGAGGATGCGCAGTACCGGCCTGCCGGATGCATCGCCGAAGGCTCCCTGTGCCGCCGTGGCGTACGGCCCGTCCTGTCCGCTCGGACCATCCTGGCCTTGTGGCTGCACCAGTGCGAAATCGGCCAGGCCGCGCGGGGCGGCAACAGGAGCGGTTTCGGTTGCGGGCGGTGCCGCTGGCGCGGGCATGTGCACGCGCGGCTCGCCGGCGGAGGCAAAGGGCAGGCCCGTGGGCAGGCCGTCGCGCGCCATGGCGGGCGATGCCGGTGCGGTGCCGCCGGTCTGGCCGTCTGTCGGGCTGCCTGTCAGGCTGCCTGTTGCGACCGGGGCATCCTGCGCGGGGGCCATGGCCGTGGCGGCAGCGGGGCCGGACGGCCCGGCAGCGCCGGATTGCCCGGTCTGGCCCGACGGGGCGCACGCCACCAGCAGCGCGCACAGCATCACATGCAGCAGGCAACAACACAGCCACGCCGCAGTCCCGTGCGGGCGCGGCTGGGTGAAACGGAAAGGATGGGGCGGATGCGGGCGAAGCGTCGGGGCGGCGGCACGGAGAGCCCGTGCCGCCGTGCCGTCAGGCGATGACTGCGAGGACATCGCCTAATCGTTGAGGAATTCTTTCAGTTCCTTCCCGGCGCGGAAGAAGGGCAGGCGTTTGGGCTGAACGACGACCATGTCGCCGGTCTTGGGGTTGCGACCGGAGTAGCCGCCGTAGTCCTTGACCTTGAAGCTGCCGAAACCGCGGATTTCCACGCGGTCGCCATCGGCCAGCGCTTCCTTCATGTTGTCCACGAAGGTGTTCACGACCATGGCGGCTTCCTCGATGGGGATGTTCGTCTCTTCGGACAGCGTCTTGATGAGTTCGCTCTTGTTCATGGAATCCTCCGTGGTGCGGCGGTGCTGCGGTGGGGGCGGCTCGTTGCGCCCCGGGTGACGTAGCCTGTAGCGTGCGATGCGTGGCGTGGTGCCTGCCGCCGGATGCGCTGAAGCCTTGCCAGGAGATCCCTTCCACTGGGGGTAGGGTGGGGTTCCGTGGCAATTCCAAAGACGATGAACGCACTATGGCCGAAGATGGTCAAGGTTTCAAGGGGTTAATATGCCTCTTCCGAAAGTGCGCGCAACGGATGCCTGTCGGCCAGCTCCGGCAACAGAGCGGAACGCATGCGTTGCAGCTTGACGGCGATGGAGAAAAGGTCTTGTGCCGCAGGCGATTGCGGGGCAACGCGCATCAGCGGCTTCTGCTTGCGCACCGCGTCGGGCAGGGCCTTGTCCAGGCGCACGCCGCCCAGAAACTGCGGCTCGATGTCCAGGAACTTGCGGCAGGCGGCGGCCAGACGTTCGAAGGTCTGCGTCTCTTCCTTGCGCGATTCCGCCTGGTTCACGATGACGAAGAAGTCGCGCACCCCGTGCTGGGTGGAAAGCACCTTCATCAGCGCATAGCTGTCGGTGAGCGAGGTGGGTTCCGGCGTCACGATGACGATGCGCAACTGGGTCATGGCGGCGAAGGCCAGCACCGTGGGGTTGATGCCCGCGCCAAGGTCCAGGAACAGGAAGTCGTAGTGCGAGAACAGCGGTTCCAGCTTGCGCACCAGCAGGGCGCGCATGTCGCCGTCCATCTCCACCAGTTCGGGCACGCCCGATGCGGCGGGCAGGAAGTCGAAGCCGCCCTGCTCGATGGGCACGGCGATGTCGCGCGGGGCGGCGTCGCTGTCCAGAAGGTCCTGCATGTTCCTGTCCGGGGCAATGCCCAGCAGCACGTCCAGGTTGGCCAGCCCGAGGTCGCAGTCCATGAGCAGCAGGGGGTGCCCGCCGCGGTACAGGCAGTAGCCGAGGTTGAGGGCGATGTTGGTCTTGCCCACGCCCCCCTTGCCGCTGAGTATGGAAACGCTGAGTGTGGTGTTCTGCGTCATGTTTTGTCCGTGCATCAGGACCGGCTAGTCGTCATTTCCCGAAAAAAGAAACTGCTTCTCGTCCGACTGCACCATGGTCGAGCGGTCGTAGTCGGGCACGCCCGACAGCCGGTGCACCCGCACGCGGGCCTTGCCCGAGGCCTTGGCCTCGTACAGGGCCTTGTCCGCCCGGTCCAGCAGTTCTTCGGCCCGGCACACCGTGGCGCCCTTGCACCCGGCGATGCCCGCCGAAAAGCTGATCCGGAAGGTTGCGCCCCGGCACTCGAAGGTTTCGTCGCGCATGTCTTGCAACAGCCGCTCCAGCAGGGCCTGGGCGCGCATGGGCGTGGCCCCCGGCAGCAGCAGCACGAATTCCTCGCCGCCGATGCGGGCTGCCACGTCGTAGGCCCGGGTGGCGTCGCGCAGCAGGTCGGCCATGCGCCGCAGCACAAGGTCGCCGCAGGCGTGGCCCCAGGTGTCGTTGACCCGCTTGAAGTCGTCCAGGTCCAGCATGGCCAGGCAAAGTTCCGCGCCGCCCCGGTGCACCCGTTGCAGTTCCAACTCGACCTGGCGCAGGAAGGCCCGGCGGTTCATCAGGCCGGTGAGGGGGTCGTGGTCGCGCTGGTGGGCCAGCTCTTCCACGGCCTTTTGCAGTTCGCGCAGGTTGAAGTTGGTGCTCTTGTCCAGGTCGATGGCGAACCACTGGCGCAGCCCGTGTTCTTCGGCCAGTGCCAGCCAGCGGTGCCGGGTCATTCCCGGAAACAGCCGGGCCACGGCCAGCAGGGGGCCGTCGATGGGCTCGTCGTCAGGCATGTCCGGAGTGTCGGGCGCGTTGCGCGCGGCTTCTTCGGCCAGCGCGCGGCGCAGGGCGTCCAGTTCGTCCAGCAACTGGGCGGAATCGCCGGTGTCTCCCGCTTGGGGAGCCTGGGGGGCGTGCTCGGGCTGGGGGAATTGGTCAGCCTTGGCGGAATGGTCGGCGTCAGTTGGTTTTCTGGCCATGGAGGTACAGCAGATAGTCCCGCAGGAGCTGATCGATGCGGCCGTCCAGCACGGCCTCGACGTCGCCAATTTCCGTATTGGTGCGGTGGTCCTTCACAAGGCGGTACGGTTGCAGCGTGTAGGTGCGGATCTGGCTGCCGAAGCCGATGGCGTCCTTGCCCGCGTACTGGGCCTTTTTCTCTTCTTCCAGCTTGCGCAGTTCCAGTTCGTACAGGCGGGCGCGCAGGATCTGCATGGCCGTGTCGCGGTTGCTGTGCTGCGACTTTTCGTTCTGGCACTGGGCGGAAATGCCCGTGGGCAGGTGGGTGATGCGCACGGCGGAACTGGTGGTGTTCACGCTCTGGCCGCCGGGGCCGCTGGAGCGGAAGATGTCGATGCGCAGGTCCGTGTCCTTGATGTCCACGGTGATTTCCTGGCCCACGTCGGGGATCACGTCCACAGAGGCGAAGGAGGTGTGCCGACGACCCGACGAATCGAACGGCGAGATGCGGATGAGACGGTGGATGCCTTTTTCGCCCTTCAGCAGGCCGTAGGCGTTGGGCCCGGCCATGCGCAGGGTGACGCTTTTCACGCCCGCCTCGTCGCCCGCCAGGTAATCCAGGTATTCGGCCTTCATGTCGTGGGTGTCGGCCCAGCGCAGGTACATGCGCACCAGCATCTCGGCCCAGTCCTGGGCTTCGGTGCCGCCCGCGCCGGGGTGGATTTCCACGATGGCGGGCATGCGGTCTTCCTTGCCGGAGAGGAGCATGTTCATCTCCGTCTCCTGCAGCAGGTTTTGCAGCACCGTCACCTGTTCGGCCAGCGACTCCAGGGCCTCTTGCCCCGGTTCGCCCGCGGCTTCCTCTTCCTCGGCCAAGGTCAGCCATTCGGTGACGTCGCGGCGGCAGGTTTCCAGCCGCTCAAGGCGCGTTATCTCGCCTTCGAGCTGGCTTTTTTCCTGCAAGACCGGGGTGAGTTTTTCGGGGTTGTTCCAGGCGTCGGGGCTGGAAAGCTGGCGCTCGATTTCGTCGAGGCGGTTGCGGTTGCCCGCAAGGTCAAAGACGCCCCCAGAGGGAGGCGTACTGGTCGATGAGGGCGGCGCTGCGCGCGCGCAATTCGGCAAGCTGAAGCATGTGGATGGTGTGTCTGTTTGCGGGGTTGTGCGTGGGAAGTGCTTTAGGGACGGCGGCGTGCGGGCCACACCAGCGCAAGGACGGCCAGCCCAAGGGCCACGGGCCACACCAGATGCTGCACCCGGTGGAACACGGTGGTTTCCGTGCGGGCCGTGGCCATGCCGCTGATCACCTCTGCCCGGAACAGGCCGCCGCGTTCGGCGATGCGCCCGTGCGGATCGATGATGGCGGAAATGCCGGTGTTGGTGCCGCGCAGCACGTAGCGGCCCTGTTCCACGGCCCGCAGCACCGAAAGTTGCAGGTGCTGTTCCGGGGCCGATGTGGTGCCGAACCATGCGTCGTTGCTGATGTTCACCAGAACGCTGGCGCCGTCGGCCACGCGCTGTTGGGCCAGTTCCGGGAAAATAGTTTCATAGCAAATGAGTATGCCCAGCGCAAGGTTGCCGAGGCGCAGCGGCGCCACGGCAGCACCGGGGGTGAAATCGCCCACGCCCTGCATCAGGGTTTCCAGGAAGGGCATGTCCAGTCCGGGGGGGGCGTATTCGCCGAAGGGAACAAGGTGCTCCTTGTCGTAGTGCCCGGCATCGCCGCCGTTTGCGTCCACCAGCATGGCCCGGTTGTACAGCAGGTAGCCCCGCTTCACCGGCGCGTTGACGTAGCCCGGCGTGCCCACCAGCACCGGGGTGCGGCTGGCGGCGGCAAAGCTGCGGATGGCCGGGCCGAATTCCTTGTGTTCCTGAAAGTAGAAGGGCATGGCCGTTTCGGGCCACACGATCAGGTCCGGGTGTCCGGCGGTGACGGCGTCCTTGCTCAGGGCAAGATAGCGGTCCACCGTGGAGCGCTGGAAGGCGGCCTCCCACTTCTGGTCCTGGTCGATGTTGCCCTGCACCAGCGCCACCCGGAACGATTCGCCGTCCTTGGGCAGGCCGCGCGACAGGATGTAGGCGCCATGCCCCACCAGGCCGAAGGTAACCAGCGAGGCCCCCAGCGCGCAGGCCAGGGTCTGGGCCAGCGATGACGGGGAGACGGACCGACGCACGCGGGAGCAGCGGGGGCCGCATTCCGGGGCGATGGCCCCCATGGTCCAGCACACCACGGCCACCAGCAGGCCGGACAGGCCGTAGGCCCCCACC encodes the following:
- a CDS encoding methyl-accepting chemotaxis protein, translated to MRFKSISTQITVLTGGLVIFFMCAFVFIASKTSYDGMLRSETANMVQVGQQIEKVAEDFVTGNLTAVRGLTQQKALASGVLYGSASLVMKDQLQQTLKGNPHYAAIFAFDAAGKVLYGYTDDGQEISGKPLEMPDVLAAVAAGKEFIDSTPLKGPKGDVLFTIAAPVLNVMGQSGGGIAITLDWTSFSDRFVGSVKFGQQGYPFVLDAKGRFLSHPNKALLLTDAAQYDFARAVLAQQTTQFEYLWDGKTKILVSCTMPITGWKICSSAYEDDLATVARQQRMLLAIMGLVAIVALTGSIVLLTRRLILGPMNRIRQFAGQVAQGDLRAVMDGAYHFELDELASSIRIMVAELKEKLGFSQSVLEAMVVPVLIVDREERTVFTNKACMDMLEIDTDPKAQYGRTLAEVFYNEPGRKTAVGRAMNEKTSIKNLEVVIAGHKGGKVDVLANVTYLQDLDGNVIGGFCLYIDTTEMKRQAAIIAEQNERIARASAEADDVASQLATASEQLSAQIEQSARGSDIQRERTAEAATAMEQMNASVLEVARNAGGAAEMAEKAKVRAQEGAEVVDGSVRTIQHAHELASHLKSDMAELGTQAQGIGQIMNVIADIADQTNLLALNAAIEAARAGDAGRGFAVVADEVRKLAEKTMTATNEVGSAIRGIQESARKNIANTEKATAAIEEGTGMARRSGDVLREIVGLVESTADQVRSIATASEQQSAASEEINRSTDEITRIAAETAEAMRHSAQAVEDVSRLASDLKRIIGDMHS
- a CDS encoding GGDEF domain-containing protein translates to MARKPTDADHSAKADQFPQPEHAPQAPQAGDTGDSAQLLDELDALRRALAEEAARNAPDTPDMPDDEPIDGPLLAVARLFPGMTRHRWLALAEEHGLRQWFAIDLDKSTNFNLRELQKAVEELAHQRDHDPLTGLMNRRAFLRQVELELQRVHRGGAELCLAMLDLDDFKRVNDTWGHACGDLVLRRMADLLRDATRAYDVAARIGGEEFVLLLPGATPMRAQALLERLLQDMRDETFECRGATFRISFSAGIAGCKGATVCRAEELLDRADKALYEAKASGKARVRVHRLSGVPDYDRSTMVQSDEKQFLFSGNDD
- the dapF gene encoding diaminopimelate epimerase; amino-acid sequence: MSGKARTVPIHKLHGCGNDFVFIDNRALGLPVAAMPDWARSVCRRAFGVGADGLVFLDETPKDREGDYIWHFYNADGSRAEMCGNASRCAALLAVELGFAGPKHVFGTDAGLIRAEADVAAGMAKVELTPPRDLTLGIELDLGEGRDMVHFVNTGVPHAVVFKRDASVVDVRTLGAALRRHAHFAPAGTNANFAQVIDRRNIHLRTFERGVEDETYACGTGAAAGAFIAHALGLAESTVNVRSSGGEILGISIEGGSVFLSGKAVRVFSGEMFLEGLGLALA
- a CDS encoding MinD/ParA family protein codes for the protein MTQNTTLSVSILSGKGGVGKTNIALNLGYCLYRGGHPLLLMDCDLGLANLDVLLGIAPDRNMQDLLDSDAAPRDIAVPIEQGGFDFLPAASGVPELVEMDGDMRALLVRKLEPLFSHYDFLFLDLGAGINPTVLAFAAMTQLRIVIVTPEPTSLTDSYALMKVLSTQHGVRDFFVIVNQAESRKEETQTFERLAAACRKFLDIEPQFLGGVRLDKALPDAVRKQKPLMRVAPQSPAAQDLFSIAVKLQRMRSALLPELADRHPLRALSEEAY
- the lnt gene encoding apolipoprotein N-acyltransferase, yielding MRNTLCILLGAAGLWLGFPNPLIQLPLLALAYPLALLLLGLGAPGRWPAFRLGWLTGIVGASACLYWLALPVHEYGQLPWVLAVPCAVAIGAYVGLYGGLFCLLVHLTRDRLGPFRRGLFLGCAWLLLEVLRGVFLTGFPWLALSAAFVPWPVAIQGVALVGAYGLSGLLVAVVCWTMGAIAPECGPRCSRVRRSVSPSSLAQTLACALGASLVTFGLVGHGAYILSRGLPKDGESFRVALVQGNIDQDQKWEAAFQRSTVDRYLALSKDAVTAGHPDLIVWPETAMPFYFQEHKEFGPAIRSFAAASRTPVLVGTPGYVNAPVKRGYLLYNRAMLVDANGGDAGHYDKEHLVPFGEYAPPGLDMPFLETLMQGVGDFTPGAAVAPLRLGNLALGILICYETIFPELAQQRVADGASVLVNISNDAWFGTTSAPEQHLQLSVLRAVEQGRYVLRGTNTGISAIIDPHGRIAERGGLFRAEVISGMATARTETTVFHRVQHLVWPVALGLAVLALVWPARRRP
- the prfB gene encoding peptide chain release factor 2 (programmed frameshift), which translates into the protein MLQLAELRARSAALIDQYASLWGRLDLAGNRNRLDEIERQLSSPDAWNNPEKLTPVLQEKSQLEGEITRLERLETCRRDVTEWLTLAEEEEAAGEPGQEALESLAEQVTVLQNLLQETEMNMLLSGKEDRMPAIVEIHPGAGGTEAQDWAEMLVRMYLRWADTHDMKAEYLDYLAGDEAGVKSVTLRMAGPNAYGLLKGEKGIHRLIRISPFDSSGRRHTSFASVDVIPDVGQEITVDIKDTDLRIDIFRSSGPGGQSVNTTSSAVRITHLPTGISAQCQNEKSQHSNRDTAMQILRARLYELELRKLEEEKKAQYAGKDAIGFGSQIRTYTLQPYRLVKDHRTNTEIGDVEAVLDGRIDQLLRDYLLYLHGQKTN
- the dapA gene encoding 4-hydroxy-tetrahydrodipicolinate synthase gives rise to the protein MQFQGAFTALVTPFRNGEVDEERYRALVEWQIEQGINGLVPCGTTGESATLTHQEHKDVIRICVEQVKGRVPVLAGAGSNNTREAVELTRYAKQAGADGALLITPYYNKPTQEGLYQHFKAIAAEVPMPFIVYNVPSRTGTNLCPETLARMKRDIPEVIGVKEATGNLIQVSEIIEYCGADFQVLSGDDFTVLPLLAVGGCGVISVSSNVVPAKMSELCRAFFEGDLATARRVHYEIASINRAMFLETNPIPVKTALSMMGRIELELRLPMVPLQPANQSRLRDILSAAGIV
- a CDS encoding HU family DNA-binding protein, whose translation is MARYRLRHPGRNEPPPPQHRRTTEDSMNKSELIKTLSEETNIPIEEAAMVVNTFVDNMKEALADGDRVEIRGFGSFKVKDYGGYSGRNPKTGDMVVVQPKRLPFFRAGKELKEFLND